In Lottiidibacillus patelloidae, the genomic window CATCCTGAACTAACTGTAATAATTCATCATTTGGAATTGGCTCACCATTAATTGAAATGCGCTCATTAAATGTTTCGATATAAGGCGAAGTAAATGTAGCTACCTCATATCCAGCTGTTTGTAAGATGGAGCGCATATAGTTTACTGTCGAACCTTTCCCATTAGTTCCAGCGACATGAATTGTTTTTAATCGTCGATGAGGATTATCAACTTTGTTTAACATCCATTCCATTCGTTTTAAACCTGGTTTAATTCCAAATGGCATAAAGCTGTGTATCCACTCAACTGCCTCTTCATATGTATTAATCATTGGCTGTCCTCCTAACACTTCTTTAAACTTTCCTTCATTTTGAATTGCTATGTAGAAAGAAGACGAACCCTAGTGGATTCGCCTTCAAAACAATTAACCTTGTAATTCTTCAATACGTACTTTTACCTTCGCTTGCTTTTCTAGGTAATCTTTTTCTTTTGCTTTTTCTTCTTCAATTACTTTTTCAGGAGCTTTACTTACAAACCCTTGATTGCTTAATTTCTTTTGAACACGTTCTACTTCTTTATCAAGCTTTTCTAATTCTTTACGAAGTCTTGCTATTTCTTCGTCAATGTTAATTAAGCCTGCTAAAGGTAAGAAGAGTTCCGCACCTGTTACAATTGCACTCATTGCTTTTTCTGCTGGCTTTAAGTCTACTGCAATTGTTAAGCTACTCGGATTACAGAAACGCTCTAAATAGTGACGATTCGATTCTAATCGAGCTTTCACATCTTCATCTTGCGCTTTAATTTGTAATTCGATTTGTTTACTCATTGGCGTGTTTACTTCAGCACGGATATTTCGAACAGAACGAATAATGTTTACTAACATTTTCATATCTTCTGCTGAAGTTGTATCCGTTAAGTCCGTGCGAACTTCTGGCCATTTCGCAACTGTAATTGACTCTCCTTCATGTGGAAGGTGCTGCCAAATTTCTTCTGTTACAAATGGCATGAACGGATGTAACAAGCGCATCGTGTTATCTAAAACATACGCTAAAACCGAGCGAGTTGTTTTCTTCGCCGCTTCATCTTCCCCGTAAAGTGGAAGTTTCGCCATTTCAATGTACCAGTCACAAACATCATCCCAAATAAAGTTATAAAGGAGGCGGCCAACTTCACCAAATTCATATTTATCAATCATACGTGTTACATCTTCAATCGTTTCATTTAGACGAGTTAAGATCCATTTATCGGCTACTGATTTTTCGCCCGTTAGGTCTAATTCTTCATACGTAATACCTTCCATATTCATTAAGGCAAAGCGTGACGCATTCCAAATTTTATTTACAAAGTTCCACGTTGACTCAACTTTTTCGAATGAGAAACGTAAATCTTGCCCTGGTGAACTTCCCGTTGATAAGAAGTAGCGAAGTGAATCTGCTCCGTACTTTTCGATAACATCCATTGGGTCAACACCATTGCCAAGTGACTTACTCATTTTACGGCCATCAGCTGCACGAACGAGACCGTGAATTAATACATCATCAAAAGGTCGCTTTTCCGTGAATTCTAACGATTGGAAAATCATACGAGAAACCCAGAAGAAGATAATATCATAACCAGTTACTAAGCAATTTGTCGGATAGTAACGGTTAAAATCAGCTGCTTCTTCATTTGGCCAACCCATTGTAGAGAATGGCCATAATGCTGATGAGAACCACGTATCTAATACGTCATTATCTTGCTCCCAGTTTTCAATATCTGCTGGCTCTTCCATTCCTACGTACACTTCACCAGTTTCTTTATGGAACCAAGCTGGAATGCGGTGACCCCACCATAATTGACGAGAAATACACCAATCACGGATATTTTCCATCCAACGTAAATACGTATTTTCAAAGCGATCAGGCACAAAATTAACTTTGTCTTCCGTATTTTGCAGTTCAATTGCTTTATCCGCTAATGGTTGCATTTTTACAAACCATTGTGTTGAAAGGTACGGCTCAACAACTGCACCACTTCGTTCTGAATGACCAACAGAATGCATATGTTCTTCAATTTCAAATAAAACTCCTGCTTCTTGAAGGTCTTTAACGATTTGCTTACGGCACTCGAAACGGTCCATTCCTTCGTACTTTCCAGCTTTGTCGTTCATCGTACCGTCTTCATTCATTACGAGAATACGCTCTAAGTTATGACGATTACCAATTTCAAAGTCATTCGGGTCATGTGCTGGCGTAATTTTTACCGCACCAGAACCGAAGTCCATGTCTACGTAATCATCTGCAATAATTTCAATTTCGCGACCTGTAATAGGAAGCTTAACTTTTTTACCAATCATATGTTGGTAACGCTCATCTTTCGGGTGTACGGCAACTGCAGTATCTCCTAGCATTGTTTCAGGACGAGTCGTCGCAATTTCAATAGAACCACTTCCATCAACTAATGGGTAGCGCATATGATAGAAAGCACCTTGTACATCTTGATGGATTACCTCAATGTCAGAAAGTGCTGTTTTCGTTTGTGGGTCCCAGTTAA contains:
- a CDS encoding valine--tRNA ligase, whose protein sequence is MSNHEPTLPPKYDPKAVEENRYDYWLKGKFFEATNDETKEPYTIVIPPPNVTGKLHLGHAWDTTLQDILTRTKRMQGYDVLWLPGMDHAGIATQAKVEGKLKEEGKSRYDLGREKFLEEAWKWKEDYAGFIRTQWSKLGLGLDYSRERFTLDEGLSDAVRKVFVDLYNKGLIYRGEYIINWDPQTKTALSDIEVIHQDVQGAFYHMRYPLVDGSGSIEIATTRPETMLGDTAVAVHPKDERYQHMIGKKVKLPITGREIEIIADDYVDMDFGSGAVKITPAHDPNDFEIGNRHNLERILVMNEDGTMNDKAGKYEGMDRFECRKQIVKDLQEAGVLFEIEEHMHSVGHSERSGAVVEPYLSTQWFVKMQPLADKAIELQNTEDKVNFVPDRFENTYLRWMENIRDWCISRQLWWGHRIPAWFHKETGEVYVGMEEPADIENWEQDNDVLDTWFSSALWPFSTMGWPNEEAADFNRYYPTNCLVTGYDIIFFWVSRMIFQSLEFTEKRPFDDVLIHGLVRAADGRKMSKSLGNGVDPMDVIEKYGADSLRYFLSTGSSPGQDLRFSFEKVESTWNFVNKIWNASRFALMNMEGITYEELDLTGEKSVADKWILTRLNETIEDVTRMIDKYEFGEVGRLLYNFIWDDVCDWYIEMAKLPLYGEDEAAKKTTRSVLAYVLDNTMRLLHPFMPFVTEEIWQHLPHEGESITVAKWPEVRTDLTDTTSAEDMKMLVNIIRSVRNIRAEVNTPMSKQIELQIKAQDEDVKARLESNRHYLERFCNPSSLTIAVDLKPAEKAMSAIVTGAELFLPLAGLINIDEEIARLRKELEKLDKEVERVQKKLSNQGFVSKAPEKVIEEEKAKEKDYLEKQAKVKVRIEELQG